Proteins encoded in a region of the Azospirillum sp. TSH58 genome:
- the ahpF gene encoding alkyl hydroperoxide reductase subunit F, which translates to MLDSNVKGQLKAYFDKITQPIELAASLDDGAKSQEMQALLQDIASLSDKITFVRSDDDARKPSFAITRTGTDIGVRFAGLPMGHEFNSLILALLQVGGHPSKESAEVIEQVKALEGEYRFETYFSLSCQNCPDVVQALNLMSVLNPRIKHVAIDGALFQQEVESRKIMAVPSIFLNGEPFGQGRMGLEQILAKIDTGASQRDAEKIKAKDAFDVLVIGGGPAGAAAAIYAARKGIRTGVAAERFGGQVLDTMAIENFISVSHTEGPKLAAALEQHVKEYEVDVMNLQRAEKLIPASGPGGLIEVQLANGASLKSKTVILSTGARWRQMGVPGEDEYRNKGVAYCPHCDGPLFKGKRVAVIGGGNSGVEAAIDLAGIVAEVTLIEFDSQLRADEVLQRKLRSLPNVRVITSGLTTEVHGDGTKVTGLSYKNRNTGEVHRIDLEGIFVQIGLVPNTEWLKGSVALSPRGEIEVDARGQTSIPGVFAAGDATTVPYKQIIIAMGEGSKAALSAFDYLIRMAPVEAVAAA; encoded by the coding sequence GTGTTGGATAGCAACGTCAAAGGCCAGCTCAAGGCCTATTTCGACAAGATCACGCAGCCCATCGAACTGGCCGCCTCCCTGGACGACGGCGCAAAATCGCAGGAAATGCAGGCTCTGCTGCAGGACATCGCGTCCCTGTCGGACAAGATCACCTTCGTCCGCAGCGACGACGACGCGCGCAAGCCCTCCTTCGCGATCACGCGCACCGGCACCGACATCGGCGTCCGCTTCGCCGGCCTGCCGATGGGCCACGAATTCAATTCCCTCATCCTCGCCCTGCTGCAGGTCGGCGGCCACCCCTCCAAGGAGTCGGCGGAGGTCATCGAGCAGGTGAAGGCGCTGGAGGGTGAGTACCGGTTCGAGACCTACTTCTCGCTGTCCTGCCAGAACTGCCCCGACGTGGTGCAGGCCCTGAACCTGATGAGCGTTCTGAACCCGCGGATCAAGCATGTCGCCATCGACGGCGCGCTGTTCCAGCAGGAGGTCGAATCGCGCAAGATCATGGCCGTCCCATCCATCTTCCTGAACGGCGAGCCGTTCGGCCAGGGCCGCATGGGGCTGGAGCAGATCCTCGCCAAGATCGACACCGGCGCCTCGCAGCGCGACGCCGAGAAGATCAAGGCCAAGGACGCCTTCGACGTGCTGGTGATCGGCGGCGGCCCGGCCGGCGCCGCGGCGGCGATCTACGCGGCCCGCAAGGGCATCCGCACCGGCGTCGCGGCGGAACGCTTCGGCGGTCAGGTGCTCGACACGATGGCCATCGAGAACTTCATCTCCGTCTCGCACACCGAGGGGCCGAAGCTGGCCGCCGCGCTGGAGCAGCACGTCAAGGAGTATGAGGTCGACGTGATGAACCTGCAGCGGGCGGAGAAGCTGATCCCCGCGTCGGGTCCGGGCGGCCTGATCGAGGTCCAGCTCGCCAACGGCGCCTCGCTGAAGTCGAAGACGGTGATCCTGTCCACCGGTGCCCGCTGGCGCCAGATGGGCGTCCCCGGCGAGGATGAGTACCGGAACAAGGGCGTGGCCTATTGCCCGCACTGCGACGGCCCGCTGTTCAAGGGCAAGCGCGTGGCGGTCATCGGCGGCGGCAATTCCGGTGTCGAGGCGGCCATCGACCTCGCCGGCATCGTCGCCGAGGTGACGCTGATCGAGTTCGACAGCCAGCTCCGCGCCGACGAGGTTCTGCAGCGCAAGCTGCGCAGCCTGCCCAACGTGCGCGTCATCACGTCGGGCCTGACGACCGAGGTGCATGGCGACGGCACCAAGGTGACCGGCCTCAGCTACAAGAACCGCAACACCGGCGAGGTGCACCGCATCGACCTGGAAGGCATCTTCGTGCAGATCGGCCTCGTCCCCAACACCGAGTGGCTGAAGGGCTCCGTGGCGCTGAGCCCGCGCGGCGAGATCGAGGTGGACGCGCGCGGCCAGACCTCCATCCCCGGCGTGTTCGCGGCGGGCGATGCGACGACGGTGCCTTACAAGCAGATCATCATCGCCATGGGCGAGGGCTCGAAGGCTGCCCTGTCGGCCTTCGACTACCTGATCCGCATGGCGCCGGTCGAGGCCGTCGCCGCGGCGTAA
- a CDS encoding xanthine dehydrogenase family protein subunit M: MRSFTYTRAGSAADAVGRAGASGAVFVAGGTNLLDLMKSDVARPEKLVDISRLPLDRIEETAEGGLRLGALARNADTAYDERVQTRYPMLSKAILAGASAQLRNMATNGGNLLQRTRCYYFYDTATPCNKREPGSGCGAIGGVNRIHAILGASDHCIAVHPSDLCVALAALEAVVQVTGPDGERSIPFTEFHRLPGDRPEIDTVLRPGDLVTSIDLPARGFADHSTYLKIRDRASYAFALVSVAAGLEMDGDTVRDARLALGGVAHKPWRDPEAEAALIGKPATPDRFRAAARVLLRDAKGHEHNSFKIELAERAIVRALTEAADRKGAPRP, from the coding sequence ATGAGATCCTTCACCTACACCCGAGCCGGCAGCGCGGCGGACGCGGTCGGACGGGCCGGCGCCTCCGGAGCGGTCTTCGTCGCCGGGGGGACCAACCTGCTCGATCTGATGAAGTCCGACGTGGCGCGGCCGGAAAAGCTGGTCGACATCTCGCGCCTGCCACTGGACCGGATCGAGGAGACGGCGGAGGGCGGCCTGCGTCTGGGCGCGCTGGCCCGCAACGCCGACACCGCCTATGACGAGCGCGTGCAGACCCGCTACCCCATGCTGTCCAAGGCGATTCTCGCCGGGGCCTCGGCGCAGCTCCGCAACATGGCGACCAACGGCGGCAACCTGCTGCAACGGACACGCTGCTATTACTTCTACGACACGGCCACCCCCTGCAACAAACGGGAGCCGGGGTCGGGCTGCGGCGCGATCGGCGGGGTGAACCGCATCCACGCCATCCTGGGCGCCAGCGACCACTGCATCGCCGTCCACCCCTCCGACCTCTGCGTCGCGCTGGCGGCGCTCGAAGCGGTCGTCCAGGTGACCGGGCCGGACGGCGAGCGCAGTATCCCCTTCACCGAGTTCCACCGCCTGCCCGGCGACCGCCCGGAAATCGACACGGTCCTGCGGCCGGGCGACCTCGTGACATCCATCGACCTGCCGGCCAGGGGCTTCGCCGACCATTCGACCTATCTGAAGATCCGCGACCGCGCCTCCTACGCCTTCGCCCTGGTGTCGGTGGCGGCGGGGCTGGAGATGGATGGGGACACCGTCCGCGACGCCCGGCTGGCGCTGGGCGGGGTCGCCCACAAGCCCTGGCGCGACCCGGAGGCCGAAGCCGCCCTCATCGGGAAACCCGCCACGCCCGACCGGTTCCGCGCCGCCGCGCGCGTGCTGCTGCGCGACGCCAAGGGGCACGAGCACAACAGCTTCAAGATCGAACTGGCCGAGCGCGCCATCGTCCGCGCCCTGACCGAAGCCGCAGACCGCAAGGGAGCGCCCCGCCCATGA
- a CDS encoding helix-turn-helix domain-containing protein — protein MSTTSTPRTTDPRTADGDANPLTGVIAENIRNFRLRQGLSVDALAKLSGNSRAELTAVEAGRGPSNIDFLWTIARALDVPFSSLLSSGGSGGTTVIRRADSRPLASRDGRFSSRALFPFHGERQVEFYELRLAPGTDERADAHTIGTVENILVGRGVVEIETGDGTHRLEEGDTIQFDADSPHAYRNVGDGEALLYLVMTYVL, from the coding sequence ATGAGCACGACTTCGACCCCCCGGACCACGGACCCCCGGACCGCGGACGGCGACGCCAACCCGCTGACCGGCGTGATCGCCGAGAACATCCGCAATTTCCGGCTCCGCCAGGGGCTGTCCGTCGATGCGCTCGCCAAGCTGTCGGGCAACAGCCGGGCGGAGCTGACGGCGGTCGAGGCGGGGCGCGGGCCGTCCAACATCGATTTCCTGTGGACCATCGCCCGCGCGCTCGACGTGCCCTTCTCCAGCCTGCTCAGCAGCGGGGGCAGCGGCGGGACCACGGTGATCCGGCGGGCGGACAGCCGGCCGCTGGCCTCGCGCGACGGACGCTTCAGCTCGCGGGCGCTGTTTCCCTTCCACGGCGAGCGGCAGGTGGAGTTCTACGAGCTGCGCCTCGCCCCCGGCACCGATGAACGGGCCGACGCCCACACCATCGGCACCGTGGAGAACATCCTGGTCGGGCGCGGCGTGGTCGAGATCGAGACCGGCGACGGCACCCACCGGCTGGAGGAGGGCGACACGATCCAGTTCGACGCCGACTCCCCCCACGCCTACCGCAATGTCGGCGACGGCGAGGCGCTTCTCTATCTCGTGATGACCTATGTTCTCTGA
- a CDS encoding metal-dependent hydrolase, translating into MMASSHMIVGGAAWFYASARFGLPFDVVAFGAAVIGSLAPDIDHPKSTLGQLMRPLSNVISAVFGHRGVTHSTLAIVGCLWVLHEYADYSHLILPFLIGYLTHLAGDLLTPAGLPLLWPIKRRRNFALPILKTGGFSEQLAVTLLAGWMISGLFSGSGPGLPFDRLPFENWMAMDRPWRSAVVAAQGFLGEEGRERSAPPIPARKPAEPGRNRPLKG; encoded by the coding sequence ATGATGGCCTCTTCCCACATGATCGTCGGCGGGGCGGCGTGGTTCTACGCGTCGGCGCGCTTCGGCCTGCCCTTCGACGTGGTGGCGTTCGGAGCGGCGGTGATCGGGTCGCTGGCGCCGGACATCGACCATCCCAAATCGACGCTCGGCCAGTTGATGCGGCCCCTGTCGAACGTGATCTCCGCCGTCTTCGGGCATCGCGGCGTCACCCATTCCACGCTGGCCATCGTGGGCTGCCTGTGGGTCCTGCACGAGTATGCGGACTACTCGCACCTGATCCTGCCCTTCCTGATCGGCTATCTGACCCATCTGGCGGGCGACCTGCTGACCCCGGCGGGGCTGCCGCTGCTGTGGCCGATCAAGCGGCGGCGCAACTTCGCGCTGCCCATCCTGAAGACCGGCGGGTTCTCGGAACAGCTGGCGGTCACGCTGCTGGCCGGCTGGATGATCTCCGGCCTGTTTTCCGGTTCCGGGCCGGGCCTGCCCTTCGACCGCCTGCCCTTCGAGAACTGGATGGCGATGGACCGCCCCTGGCGCTCCGCCGTCGTCGCGGCGCAGGGCTTTCTCGGGGAGGAGGGGCGGGAGCGCAGCGCACCCCCCATCCCCGCGCGCAAGCCCGCGGAGCCCGGACGGAACCGCCCGCTGAAGGGATGA
- a CDS encoding cupin domain-containing protein: MSTRPQAVSTQHVENERTRVTEWRLVPGAETGAHVHGYDYVIVPVTAGAFTIVDPDGNARQFPLEPGRSYFRKAGVSHNVINDGDSDIVFVEVEFLQPG; encoded by the coding sequence ATGAGCACCCGTCCCCAGGCGGTTTCCACGCAGCATGTCGAGAACGAGCGCACCCGCGTCACCGAATGGCGTCTGGTTCCGGGTGCCGAGACCGGCGCCCATGTGCATGGCTACGACTATGTGATCGTCCCGGTGACCGCCGGCGCCTTCACCATCGTCGATCCCGACGGCAACGCCCGCCAGTTCCCGCTGGAGCCGGGCCGCTCCTACTTCCGCAAGGCCGGCGTCAGCCACAACGTCATCAACGATGGGGACAGCGACATCGTCTTCGTCGAGGTCGAATTCCTCCAGCCCGGCTGA
- the ahpC gene encoding alkyl hydroperoxide reductase subunit C: MSLINTEIKPFKATAFKGGKFIDVSDADLKGKWSVVFFYPADFTFVCPTELEDLADNYSEFQKLGVEIYSVSTDTHFCHKAWHDTSPAIGKIAYTMVGDPTATICRNFEILIEEKGLADRGTFVVDPDGKIQIVEITAGGIGRDARELLRKVKAAQYVASHPGEVCPAKWEEGEKTLAPSLDLVGKI, from the coding sequence ATGTCCTTGATCAACACCGAGATTAAGCCGTTCAAGGCGACCGCTTTCAAGGGCGGCAAGTTCATCGACGTCAGCGATGCCGACCTGAAGGGCAAGTGGTCGGTCGTCTTCTTCTACCCGGCGGACTTCACCTTCGTGTGCCCGACCGAGCTGGAAGACCTGGCCGATAACTACAGCGAGTTCCAGAAGCTCGGCGTTGAGATCTACAGCGTTTCGACCGACACCCATTTCTGCCACAAGGCCTGGCACGACACCTCGCCGGCCATCGGCAAGATCGCCTACACCATGGTCGGCGACCCGACCGCCACGATCTGCCGCAACTTCGAGATCCTGATCGAGGAGAAGGGCCTCGCCGACCGCGGCACCTTCGTCGTCGACCCGGACGGCAAGATCCAGATCGTCGAGATCACCGCCGGCGGCATCGGCCGCGACGCCCGCGAGCTGCTCCGCAAGGTGAAGGCCGCCCAGTACGTCGCCTCGCACCCGGGCGAGGTCTGCCCGGCCAAGTGGGAAGAGGGTGAGAAGACGCTCGCCCCGTCGCTCGACCTCGTCGGCAAGATCTAA
- a CDS encoding xanthine dehydrogenase family protein molybdopterin-binding subunit, which yields MIAIPSIPGFLKEPNGPIGKPVSRVDGRKKVTGNAHYAAEFTLPDLAHGYIVSSAIARGRITRIDTAAALALPGVIHVFTHENRPSLAWFDRKWKDDDAPKGAPFRPLYDAEIHHALQPVALVIAESFELARYAARLVHIEYEAAPHQTDLRANRVNTFTPGKDKGGFQPPPKPRGDPEQAFLDSPVQVDAEFTQAAEYHNPMEMHATTVLHHDDGTLTVHDKTQGAQNCHTYICNVFGLPKSAVRVMSPFVGGAFGSGLRPQHQLFMAMLAATQLKRSVRVELSRPQMFSFGHRPETIQRVALGADRDGTLRALIHEAVQESSRNENYVEVVVNWSGQQYACDNVRLDYKLSRLDVHTPLDQRAPGAATGVPALEIAMDELACKLGMDPVELRLKNYAETDPNTGNPFSSKELRACFQHGAERFGWAKRTPAPRSMRDGRELIGWGMAAGVWDAMQGQAAAKAVLGVDGKLVVSSATADIGTGTYTVMTQIAADVLGLPIEEVTFCLGDSSLPTAPIEGGSWTVSTVGSAVKAVCDRVRSQLVTLAGKLENSPLKGVAEEDVVFADGHLIVRDDRSRRLSITDVMRGSGTLTIEEEARALPYLLARARHTFATHSAVFVEVRVDEDLGTVRVARVVSAIAAGRIINPKTARSQIQGAVVWGIGMGLEEEAFTDHRLGRVMNHDYAEYHVPVHADVPEIDVLFVEEHDDMVNALGAKGVGEIGIVGVPAAIANAIHHATGVRVRDFPITLDKVLAGLR from the coding sequence ATGATCGCCATTCCCAGCATCCCCGGCTTCCTCAAGGAGCCCAACGGCCCCATCGGCAAGCCCGTCAGCCGGGTGGACGGGCGCAAGAAGGTGACCGGCAACGCCCATTACGCCGCCGAATTCACCCTGCCGGACCTCGCCCACGGCTACATCGTCTCCAGCGCCATCGCGCGCGGCCGGATCACCCGCATCGACACGGCGGCGGCGCTCGCCCTGCCCGGCGTCATCCACGTCTTCACCCACGAGAACCGGCCGAGCCTCGCCTGGTTCGACCGCAAATGGAAGGACGACGACGCGCCCAAGGGAGCGCCCTTCCGTCCGCTCTACGACGCGGAGATCCACCACGCGCTCCAGCCGGTGGCGCTGGTGATTGCGGAGAGCTTCGAGCTGGCCCGCTACGCCGCCCGCCTCGTCCACATCGAGTATGAGGCGGCCCCCCACCAGACCGACCTGCGCGCCAACCGCGTGAACACCTTCACCCCCGGCAAGGACAAGGGCGGCTTCCAGCCCCCGCCGAAGCCGCGCGGCGACCCGGAGCAGGCCTTCCTCGACTCGCCAGTCCAGGTGGACGCAGAGTTCACCCAGGCGGCGGAATACCACAACCCGATGGAGATGCACGCCACCACCGTCCTGCACCACGATGACGGCACGCTGACCGTCCACGACAAGACCCAGGGCGCGCAGAACTGCCACACCTACATCTGCAACGTCTTCGGCCTGCCAAAATCCGCCGTGCGGGTGATGTCGCCCTTCGTCGGCGGCGCCTTCGGCTCGGGCTTGCGGCCTCAGCACCAGCTCTTCATGGCCATGTTGGCGGCGACGCAGTTGAAACGCTCCGTCCGGGTGGAGCTGTCGCGTCCGCAGATGTTCAGCTTCGGCCACCGGCCCGAAACCATCCAGCGGGTGGCTTTGGGTGCCGACCGCGACGGCACGCTGCGGGCGCTGATCCACGAGGCGGTGCAGGAAAGCTCGCGGAACGAGAATTACGTGGAGGTCGTCGTCAACTGGTCGGGCCAGCAGTACGCCTGCGACAACGTCCGGCTGGACTACAAACTGTCGCGGCTGGACGTGCACACGCCGCTGGACCAGCGCGCGCCCGGTGCGGCGACCGGAGTCCCGGCGCTGGAGATTGCCATGGACGAGCTGGCCTGCAAGCTCGGCATGGACCCGGTGGAGCTTCGCCTGAAGAACTACGCCGAGACCGATCCAAACACCGGAAACCCCTTTTCCAGCAAGGAGCTGCGGGCCTGCTTCCAGCACGGCGCGGAGCGGTTCGGCTGGGCGAAGCGCACCCCCGCGCCGCGATCGATGCGCGACGGGCGGGAGCTGATCGGCTGGGGCATGGCGGCGGGCGTGTGGGACGCCATGCAGGGGCAGGCCGCCGCCAAGGCGGTCCTGGGAGTCGACGGCAAGCTGGTGGTGTCGAGCGCCACCGCGGACATCGGCACCGGCACCTACACCGTCATGACGCAGATCGCCGCCGACGTGCTGGGCCTGCCGATCGAGGAGGTGACCTTCTGCCTGGGCGATTCCTCGCTTCCCACCGCTCCCATCGAGGGCGGGTCCTGGACCGTCTCCACCGTCGGGTCGGCGGTCAAGGCGGTGTGCGACCGGGTGCGGTCACAACTGGTCACATTGGCCGGCAAGCTGGAGAACAGCCCGCTGAAGGGTGTGGCGGAGGAGGATGTCGTCTTTGCCGATGGCCATCTGATCGTCCGGGACGACCGGTCGCGGCGGCTGTCGATCACCGACGTGATGCGCGGCTCCGGCACGCTGACGATCGAGGAGGAGGCGCGCGCCCTGCCCTATCTGCTGGCGCGGGCGCGGCACACCTTCGCCACCCATTCCGCCGTCTTCGTGGAGGTCCGGGTGGACGAGGATCTCGGCACCGTCCGGGTGGCCCGCGTGGTCAGCGCCATCGCCGCCGGGCGCATCATCAATCCCAAGACGGCGCGCAGCCAGATCCAGGGCGCCGTGGTCTGGGGCATCGGCATGGGTCTGGAGGAGGAGGCCTTCACCGATCACCGGCTGGGCCGCGTGATGAACCACGATTACGCGGAGTACCATGTCCCGGTGCACGCCGACGTGCCGGAGATCGACGTGCTGTTCGTCGAGGAGCACGACGACATGGTCAACGCGCTGGGCGCCAAGGGGGTCGGCGAGATCGGCATCGTCGGCGTTCCCGCCGCCATCGCCAACGCCATCCATCACGCGACCGGCGTGCGCGTGCGCGACTTCCCGATCACGCTGGACAAGGTGCTGGCTGGGCTTCGCTGA
- a CDS encoding (2Fe-2S)-binding protein translates to MAQLKASLRPTPAPPPEPIPVTLNINGVERTLHLAPWTTLLDALRLHLDLTGTKKGCDHGQCGACTVLVDGRRINACLTLAAMQDGRKVTTIEGLTTGDSLHPLQEAFIEHDAFQCGYCTPGQICSAAGLIAEGKATTDDEIRELMSGNLCRCGAYPNIVAAIRQAMATAAPKAEGAP, encoded by the coding sequence ATGGCACAGCTCAAGGCCAGCCTGCGCCCGACCCCCGCCCCTCCTCCCGAACCGATTCCCGTCACGCTGAACATCAACGGGGTGGAACGGACACTTCACCTCGCCCCCTGGACGACCCTGCTGGACGCGCTGCGCCTGCACCTCGACCTGACCGGCACCAAAAAGGGCTGCGACCACGGTCAGTGCGGGGCCTGCACCGTGCTGGTGGACGGGCGCCGCATCAACGCCTGCCTGACGCTGGCGGCGATGCAGGACGGCCGCAAGGTCACCACCATCGAAGGGCTGACCACCGGCGACTCGCTCCACCCGCTCCAGGAAGCCTTCATCGAGCATGACGCCTTCCAGTGCGGCTATTGCACGCCGGGCCAGATCTGCTCCGCCGCCGGGCTGATCGCCGAGGGCAAGGCCACCACCGACGATGAGATCCGCGAACTGATGAGCGGCAACCTCTGCCGCTGCGGGGCCTACCCCAACATCGTCGCGGCGATCCGGCAGGCCATGGCGACCGCCGCCCCGAAGGCGGAGGGCGCGCCATGA
- a CDS encoding hydrogen peroxide-inducible genes activator: MKPLPTLRQLHYLVAVVDRCHFGKAAEACLVSQSTLSAGIQELESLLGAPLLERTRRTVLPTPLGREIADRARIVLKGAEELVDMARSVEDPMSGPLHLGVIPTIGPFLIPRVMPALRDSFPKLKLFLREDQTARLLDRLESGELDAAILALPYPSGDVESIDLAEDRFSVVCTPNHRLSDVTTPRPSDVALDDLLLLEDGHCLRDHALAACSMEGARQSAAFQGTSLHTLVQMVANGLGVTLLPQMALDSGILRGLDVVVRPLGGERPFRRIGLVWRRTSGRKETFRQLAAALKTEMSRDSGPQAPANGDASVRTAA; encoded by the coding sequence ATGAAGCCCCTTCCCACCTTGCGCCAGCTCCACTACCTCGTCGCCGTCGTCGATCGCTGCCATTTCGGCAAGGCGGCGGAGGCGTGCCTCGTCAGCCAGTCCACGCTCAGCGCCGGCATCCAGGAATTGGAGAGCCTGCTGGGCGCGCCGCTGCTGGAGCGCACGCGGCGCACCGTCCTGCCGACCCCGCTGGGCCGGGAGATCGCCGACCGCGCCCGCATCGTGCTGAAGGGGGCGGAGGAGCTGGTGGACATGGCCCGCTCGGTGGAGGACCCGATGTCCGGGCCGCTCCATCTGGGCGTGATCCCGACCATCGGCCCCTTCCTGATTCCCCGCGTGATGCCGGCCCTGCGCGACAGCTTCCCCAAGCTGAAGCTGTTCCTGCGCGAGGACCAGACGGCCCGGCTGCTCGACCGGCTGGAGTCGGGGGAGCTCGACGCGGCCATCCTGGCCCTGCCCTACCCCTCCGGCGACGTGGAATCGATCGACCTCGCCGAAGACCGCTTTTCCGTGGTCTGCACGCCCAACCACCGGCTGAGCGACGTCACGACGCCCCGCCCGTCCGACGTGGCGCTGGACGATCTGCTGCTGCTGGAGGACGGGCACTGCCTGCGCGACCACGCGCTGGCCGCCTGCTCCATGGAAGGGGCACGGCAAAGCGCTGCGTTCCAGGGCACCAGCCTGCACACGCTGGTCCAGATGGTCGCCAACGGGCTGGGGGTGACGCTGCTGCCGCAGATGGCGCTCGACTCGGGGATTCTGCGCGGTTTGGATGTGGTGGTTCGCCCGCTGGGCGGGGAGCGGCCCTTCCGCCGCATCGGGCTGGTCTGGCGCCGCACCTCCGGCCGCAAGGAGACCTTCCGGCAACTCGCCGCCGCCTTGAAGACGGAGATGTCCCGCGACAGCGGGCCGCAGGCTCCCGCCAATGGCGACGCCAGCGTGCGGACCGCCGCCTGA
- a CDS encoding sulfate ABC transporter substrate-binding protein has translation MPSRFSQSLIAVGLVTLAALATASAASRSTILNVSYDPTRELYEEFNPAFARTWADASGETVVIRQSHGGSGAQARSVMDGLDADVVTLALGYDVDAIADAGLIAKDWRTRLPNNSSPYTSTIVFLVRKGNPKQIRDWDDLVKPGVEVVTPNPKTSGGARWNYLAAWAYALKTNGNDEAKARQFIADLYRNVPVLDSGARGAALTFTRKGVGDVLLAWENEAFLSLQEFGADQFEIVVPSLSILTEPPVAVVDSVVDRKGTRKVAEAYVQYLYTREGQEIAARNFYRPRHPELARQYAGRFSPVALVTVDDVFGGWRKAQATHFADGALFDQIQQAPR, from the coding sequence ATGCCGTCGCGCTTCAGCCAGAGCCTCATCGCCGTCGGGCTGGTGACGTTGGCCGCCCTGGCGACCGCCAGCGCCGCGAGCCGCAGCACGATCCTGAACGTCTCCTACGACCCGACGCGGGAGCTGTACGAGGAATTCAACCCGGCCTTCGCCCGCACCTGGGCGGATGCATCGGGGGAAACGGTGGTGATCCGGCAGTCGCACGGCGGGTCGGGCGCGCAGGCGCGCTCGGTGATGGATGGGCTGGACGCCGACGTGGTGACTCTGGCTCTGGGCTACGATGTGGACGCCATCGCCGACGCCGGGCTGATCGCGAAGGATTGGCGGACCCGCCTGCCGAACAACAGCTCCCCCTACACCTCGACCATCGTGTTCCTGGTCCGCAAGGGCAACCCGAAGCAGATCAGGGACTGGGACGATCTGGTGAAGCCGGGGGTGGAGGTGGTGACGCCGAACCCGAAGACCTCGGGCGGGGCGCGCTGGAACTATCTGGCCGCCTGGGCCTACGCGCTGAAGACGAACGGCAACGACGAGGCGAAGGCCAGGCAGTTCATCGCCGACCTCTACCGGAACGTGCCGGTGCTCGACAGTGGCGCCCGCGGGGCCGCGCTGACCTTCACCCGCAAGGGCGTCGGCGATGTTCTGCTGGCCTGGGAGAACGAGGCCTTCCTGTCGCTTCAGGAGTTCGGCGCCGACCAGTTCGAAATCGTCGTGCCGTCCCTCTCCATCCTCACCGAACCGCCGGTCGCCGTGGTGGACAGCGTGGTCGACCGCAAGGGCACCCGCAAGGTGGCCGAGGCCTATGTGCAGTATCTCTACACCCGCGAGGGGCAGGAGATCGCCGCGCGGAACTTCTACCGGCCCCGCCATCCCGAACTGGCGCGGCAGTATGCCGGGCGCTTCTCCCCGGTGGCGCTGGTGACCGTGGACGACGTGTTCGGTGGCTGGCGCAAGGCCCAGGCGACCCATTTCGCGGACGGCGCCCTGTTCGACCAGATCCAGCAGGCGCCCCGCTGA